A genomic region of Vigna radiata var. radiata cultivar VC1973A unplaced genomic scaffold, Vradiata_ver6 scaffold_339, whole genome shotgun sequence contains the following coding sequences:
- the LOC106778391 gene encoding J protein JJJ2 translates to MNNATRNEAERLIGIAEKLLQNRDLMGSREFALLAQETEPLLEGSDQILAIVDVLLAADKRVNNHPDWYAILQVDRRSDDLDLIKKQYRRLALLLHPDKSRFAYADHAFKLVADAWALFADPVKKSVYDKELSFFSRVDLSVPGWVQQEKLSVRRPGPGPGPEPGPSTRNSASARDQIHADESSRRRNSTFWTACPYCYRLYEYPRVYEGNCLRCQNCDRSFHGVAVPTLPPLVPGQDAYYCCWGFFPMGFVMGNFGSPEKEAAVEVPAPQPPPPPPPSQPASSLPNWMPVPANNGVQATPVLARVTRSATTVAARATNGTGPKKRGRPRKYPLQS, encoded by the coding sequence ATGAACAACGCAACACGGAACGAAGCGGAGCGCCTCATTGGGATCGCGGAGAAGCTTCTCCAGAACCGTGATTTGATGGGTTCGCGCGAGTTCGCCCTCCTCGCCCAGGAAACTGAACCCCTTCTCGAAGGCTCTGACCAGATCCTCGCCATCGTCGACGTGCTCCTCGCCGCCGACAAGCGCGTCAACAACCACCCAGACTGGTACGCCATCCTTCAGGTCGATCGGCGGTCCGACGACCTTGACCTCATAAAGAAACAGTACCGCCGCCTTGCGCTCCTCCTCCACCCCGATAAGTCCCGCTTCGCCTACGCTGACCACGCCTTCAAGCTCGTCGCCGACGCGTGGGCTCTATTTGCCGATCCCGTGAAGAAGTCTGTGTACGACAAAGAGCTCTCTTTCTTCTCCCGCGTCGATTTGTCTGTTCCCGGATGGGTCCAGCAGGAAAAGCTCTCAGTCCGCAGGCCTGGGCCTGGGCCTGGGCCTGAACCCGGGCCAAGCACCCGCAACAGTGCCTCGGCCCGCGACCAGATTCATGCTGATGAAAGTTCCCGCAGGAGAAACTCAACTTTCTGGACCGCGTGTCCCTACTGTTACCGTTTGTATGAATACCCTAGGGTTTACGAGGGTAATTGTCTACGGTGCCAGAATTGCGATAGATCCTTCCACGGCGTGGCGGTTCCGACGCTGCCGCCACTGGTCCCCGGCCAGGACGCGTATTATTGCTGCTGGGGCTTCTTCCCCATGGGGTTTGTAATGGGTAACTTCGGTTCACCGGAGAAAGAGGCGGCGGTGGAAGTGCCAGCACCGCAGCCCCCTCCTCCTCCCCCTCCGTCTCAACCGGCTTCTTCTCTGCCGAATTGGATGCCCGTGCCGGCGAATAACGGTGTGCAGGCGACGCCGGTGCTGGCGAGGGTGACTAGGTCGGCGACGACGGTGGCCGCAAGAGCGACGAACGGGACTGGGCCGAAGAAGAGGGGGAGGCCGAGGAAGTATCCATTGCAGTCATGA